A region from the Actinomycetota bacterium genome encodes:
- a CDS encoding metalloregulator ArsR/SmtB family transcription factor, which translates to MDPQVKEDIYRLHAQICKALADPKRLLILNELREGERTVGDLASALELPQATVSQHLAILRQRALVYSRRHGVNVFYTIANQKVIRAFDLLREVMAEQLAKEQELHQAYKKAATGTE; encoded by the coding sequence ATGGATCCGCAAGTAAAAGAAGATATATACAGACTGCATGCCCAGATCTGCAAAGCCCTGGCAGATCCCAAGCGGCTTCTCATCCTCAACGAGCTCCGCGAAGGCGAGAGGACCGTCGGCGATCTGGCCTCGGCGCTGGAACTTCCCCAGGCAACCGTCTCTCAACATCTGGCGATATTGCGTCAGCGCGCGCTGGTTTATTCCCGGCGTCACGGCGTCAACGTCTTCTACACCATCGCCAACCAGAAGGTGATCCGCGCTTTCGATCTGCTGCGCGAGGTCATGGCCGAGCAGCTGGCCAAGGAGCAGGAGCTCCACCAGGCTTACAAGAAAGCCGCTACCGGCACCGAGTAG
- a CDS encoding MBL fold metallo-hydrolase — translation MKPKFTMLGTGGWIPTARRETTCAILSMPQSLFIFDAGTGLSRLLEERFRPELDPGREVHMFLSHYHLDHIAGLVYLPAMFKERTVYLHPPVSHITGDDPEEVIGGLIRKPYNPQAMADLPLELRIVPICEGTHDVGGASVSVRKQIHADPSVAYRVNDWVVFATDTADDEGTAAFARGARLLVHEAWIDGAEEDDPASERIAREAYTAHTSARQAAARAAEAGVEGLVLCHLNPMRGDAYHQGMLVSAQKIFAGTRILEDGEGVEF, via the coding sequence ATGAAACCAAAATTCACGATGCTGGGCACCGGCGGCTGGATTCCGACCGCCCGCCGCGAAACCACCTGCGCCATCCTGAGCATGCCTCAGTCTCTCTTCATCTTTGACGCCGGCACCGGCCTGTCGCGGCTTCTGGAGGAACGCTTCCGCCCCGAGCTCGATCCCGGGCGCGAGGTACACATGTTCCTCAGCCACTATCATCTCGACCATATCGCCGGGCTTGTCTACCTGCCGGCGATGTTCAAGGAACGGACCGTCTATCTGCATCCACCGGTTTCCCATATCACCGGCGACGATCCCGAGGAGGTCATCGGCGGCCTCATCCGCAAGCCCTATAATCCGCAGGCGATGGCCGATCTGCCGCTCGAGCTTCGCATCGTGCCGATCTGTGAGGGGACCCACGACGTTGGCGGCGCTTCCGTGAGCGTGCGTAAACAGATCCACGCCGATCCTTCCGTAGCCTACCGCGTCAACGATTGGGTCGTGTTTGCCACCGATACCGCAGACGATGAGGGAACGGCGGCATTCGCGCGCGGAGCGCGCCTGCTGGTGCATGAGGCCTGGATCGATGGAGCCGAGGAAGATGATCCGGCTAGCGAGCGCATAGCCCGTGAGGCCTACACGGCACACACTTCGGCGCGCCAGGCAGCCGCGAGGGCCGCGGAAGCCGGAGTGGAGGGGCTGGTCCTGTGTCACCTCAATCCGATGCGGGGGGACGCTTACCATCAGGGGATGCTTGTATCAGCCCAAAAGATCTTCGCGGGCACGCGCATACTCGAGGACGGCGAAGGCGTGGAATTCTAG
- a CDS encoding HD domain-containing protein gives MKTMVKQMEPGQKVTGFFVCGGKIVKVDRNNNRYIDLRLSDASGVISGKMWDVNDSDIERFCAQDVVKVQAVVTSGFRGAPELKVERIRSAAPEDEFDLGDLLPSSPRDLAEMEAELAAIRESIANPYLAGLLDEIFNEDMYRDFCQAPAAKGFHHNYIHGLLEHTVSVCRVADAIAGQYPEVNRDLLVTAAILHDIGKTVEFDYSTAIDYSDSGRLLGHIVLGEKMVADAIARLTDFPGELMLQLLHLILSHHGEKEYGSPIRPKTPEAFLLNHADDIDAKANVFQRKRADSNEPWSEFNRPLDRFLYLRKAED, from the coding sequence ATGAAAACCATGGTCAAACAAATGGAGCCGGGCCAGAAGGTAACCGGCTTTTTCGTCTGCGGCGGCAAGATCGTCAAGGTCGACCGCAACAACAACCGTTACATCGATCTCCGGCTTTCCGACGCGAGCGGCGTCATCAGCGGCAAGATGTGGGACGTCAATGACTCCGACATCGAGCGTTTCTGCGCCCAGGATGTGGTCAAGGTCCAGGCGGTCGTGACCAGCGGTTTCCGCGGCGCCCCCGAGCTCAAGGTGGAGCGCATCCGTTCGGCGGCGCCCGAGGACGAGTTCGACCTCGGGGACCTGCTGCCTTCGAGCCCTCGTGACCTGGCCGAGATGGAAGCCGAGCTGGCCGCCATCCGCGAAAGCATCGCCAACCCCTACCTGGCGGGGCTGCTCGACGAGATCTTCAACGAAGACATGTACCGCGATTTCTGCCAGGCCCCCGCGGCCAAGGGATTCCATCACAATTACATCCACGGGCTGCTCGAGCATACGGTCTCGGTCTGCCGCGTCGCTGACGCCATCGCCGGCCAGTACCCGGAGGTAAACCGCGACCTGCTGGTGACAGCGGCGATACTGCACGACATTGGCAAGACGGTCGAGTTCGACTATTCCACCGCTATCGATTATTCCGATTCGGGACGGCTACTGGGCCACATCGTCCTCGGTGAGAAGATGGTCGCCGACGCCATCGCCCGGCTGACGGATTTTCCCGGCGAGCTGATGCTGCAGCTGCTGCACCTGATCCTCTCACACCACGGCGAGAAGGAATACGGCTCGCCGATACGGCCGAAAACGCCCGAGGCTTTCCTGCTCAACCACGCCGACGACATCGACGCCAAGGCCAACGTCTTCCAGCGCAAGCGCGCCGACAGCAACGAGCCCTGGAGCGAATTCAACCGGCCGCTCGACCGCTTCCTGTATCTGAGGAAAGCGGAGGACTAG
- a CDS encoding glycosyltransferase family 39 protein, whose translation MGTGKKTGKKEVAVPSAAGNRLPLALLIFAVLCITIPFLTKAFHLDDTFFVRLAQWKLAHPLALGLPDHGYEGNFFSLYLDTHPPLLTSYMSLLIRVFGGASEIGLHLGFLVFPAVAAVSMFFLARRFTHSPLLSALLLVVTPGFMVMAQSVMTDVPAVALWLAAIAAYVFAVDRKDNRLLIISGVFISLAILTTYQSFSLVTLLFLYAWLQRRHTLRNMMPLVAGLAIFGAIVVYYLAATGGPPKLSYSIGLNLAPAFLANKILATVSVIGGATVFPLVLAAGMLKGKKEYLAFGALLAALLIFFLTKVSSGEYTAAAAFLQAIFCAAGLLAIYRFANKAMDEAVDNEKPANGRDSIFLVLWIGGVLLYNVILLPYASTRYLLPLFPPVILMFVRYSGGVISSGRNWTIFAAAAVALTAGAGFAVSAADYQLANVYRSFSSDYSRQLQTGNHKLWFAGEFGLRYYLEENGGRYLTRDDGSPAAGDHVVLSHGLIAYFISDDLKRRLQLEQSVNYPGSWPVRVEDPGSQAGFYDQFHGNLPYSLARQPIETIDVYVVK comes from the coding sequence ATGGGGACAGGTAAGAAAACAGGCAAGAAGGAAGTAGCCGTCCCCAGTGCGGCCGGCAACAGACTGCCACTGGCGCTGCTGATCTTCGCCGTCCTCTGCATCACCATCCCTTTCCTCACCAAGGCCTTCCATCTGGATGACACCTTCTTCGTGCGGCTGGCGCAGTGGAAGCTGGCGCATCCGCTGGCGCTGGGGCTGCCCGATCACGGTTACGAGGGTAACTTCTTCTCGCTCTACCTGGATACGCATCCGCCGCTGCTGACCAGCTACATGTCGCTGCTGATCCGCGTTTTCGGCGGCGCCAGCGAGATAGGACTGCATCTCGGCTTTCTTGTTTTCCCGGCCGTCGCCGCGGTTTCGATGTTCTTCCTCGCCAGAAGGTTCACGCACAGCCCGCTGCTGTCAGCCCTGCTGCTGGTGGTGACGCCGGGCTTCATGGTCATGGCTCAGAGCGTGATGACCGACGTCCCCGCTGTGGCGCTCTGGCTGGCCGCCATTGCAGCTTACGTCTTCGCCGTCGACCGGAAAGACAACCGCCTACTGATAATCTCCGGGGTCTTTATCTCCCTGGCTATTTTGACTACATATCAGTCATTTAGTCTGGTAACGCTGCTTTTTCTCTACGCCTGGCTGCAGCGGCGCCACACCCTCAGGAACATGATGCCGCTGGTCGCCGGGCTGGCGATCTTTGGAGCGATCGTCGTCTACTACCTGGCGGCAACCGGCGGCCCGCCCAAACTCTCCTACAGCATCGGCCTGAACCTGGCGCCCGCGTTTCTTGCCAACAAGATCCTGGCGACGGTCTCGGTCATCGGCGGCGCCACCGTCTTCCCACTGGTGCTCGCCGCGGGGATGCTCAAGGGGAAGAAAGAGTACCTGGCCTTCGGCGCGCTGCTGGCGGCGCTCCTGATCTTCTTTCTTACCAAGGTCTCCTCAGGCGAGTACACGGCCGCGGCAGCATTCCTTCAGGCGATTTTTTGCGCCGCCGGCCTGCTGGCGATATACCGCTTTGCAAACAAAGCCATGGACGAAGCCGTTGATAATGAGAAACCCGCGAACGGACGCGACAGCATTTTTCTGGTGCTGTGGATCGGCGGCGTGCTGTTATATAACGTGATACTTCTCCCCTACGCATCGACCCGCTATCTTCTGCCCCTTTTCCCGCCCGTCATCCTTATGTTCGTGAGATATTCCGGTGGCGTCATCAGCAGTGGCAGGAACTGGACCATTTTCGCGGCGGCGGCGGTGGCCCTGACCGCTGGCGCCGGCTTCGCCGTCTCCGCGGCCGACTATCAGCTGGCGAATGTTTACCGCAGCTTCTCCTCTGACTATTCCCGGCAGTTGCAAACGGGCAATCACAAGCTCTGGTTCGCCGGGGAATTCGGACTGCGTTACTACCTCGAGGAAAACGGCGGCCGGTATCTGACCAGGGATGACGGCTCGCCGGCTGCCGGCGACCACGTCGTGCTCAGCCACGGGCTGATCGCCTATTTCATTTCCGATGATCTAAAGAGGCGCCTGCAACTGGAGCAAAGTGTCAACTACCCCGGCTCCTGGCCGGTCCGCGTAGAGGATCCGGGCAGCCAGGCGGGATTCTATGATCAGTTCCACGGGAATCTGCCTTACTCGCTGGCCAGGCAGCCGATCGAGACGATCGACGTTTATGTTGTCAAGTAG
- a CDS encoding TrpB-like pyridoxal phosphate-dependent enzyme, which produces MTVKYLLSEENLPKQWYNIAPDMPEGSLKPPLNPATGEPVGPEALTPLFPMSLIMQEVSTERDIDIPEEVREIYKLWRPTPLIRAMRLEKALDTPARIYFKYEGASPAGSHKPNTSVPQAYYNKEAGIKRIATETGAGQWGCSMALATQMFGLECTVYMVKISYDQKPYRRSMMQVWGAEVFASPTDRTNSGRAILEGDADSLGSLGIAISEASEDAATHDDCNYSLGSVLNHVLMHQTVVGLECKQQMEMAGVYPDIVIGCIGGGSNYAGLAFPFMKDRLEGKKNVEFLAAEPSSCPTVTKGAYTYDFGDALASTPLFMMHTLGHDFIPPGIHAGGLRYHAMAPLISALVDAGHMSAVAYGQTEIFDAAIQFARAEAIIPAPESSHAIKAAIDKALECKETGEEKVILFNLSGHGHFDMSAYDAYLSGKLTDYAYPEEKIRESMAKIPKMG; this is translated from the coding sequence ATGACTGTCAAATATCTCTTGTCTGAAGAAAATCTTCCCAAGCAGTGGTACAACATCGCCCCGGACATGCCGGAGGGGAGCCTGAAGCCGCCGCTTAACCCCGCCACCGGAGAACCCGTCGGCCCCGAGGCGCTGACGCCGCTGTTTCCCATGTCACTTATCATGCAGGAAGTCAGCACCGAGCGCGATATTGATATCCCGGAAGAGGTCCGGGAGATCTACAAGCTCTGGCGCCCGACGCCGCTCATCCGCGCCATGCGGCTGGAAAAGGCGCTCGATACGCCGGCCAGGATCTATTTCAAGTACGAAGGCGCAAGCCCGGCCGGCTCGCACAAGCCCAACACCTCGGTGCCACAGGCTTATTACAACAAGGAAGCCGGCATCAAGCGCATCGCCACCGAGACCGGCGCCGGCCAGTGGGGCTGCTCGATGGCCCTGGCGACGCAGATGTTCGGCCTTGAGTGCACCGTCTACATGGTCAAGATCAGTTACGACCAGAAGCCATACCGGCGCAGCATGATGCAGGTCTGGGGCGCGGAAGTATTCGCCAGCCCGACCGACCGCACCAATTCCGGACGCGCCATCCTCGAGGGCGACGCCGATTCGCTCGGCAGCCTTGGCATCGCCATCAGCGAGGCCAGCGAGGATGCGGCCACGCACGACGACTGCAACTACTCGCTCGGCAGTGTTTTGAACCATGTGCTCATGCATCAAACGGTCGTCGGTCTTGAATGTAAACAGCAGATGGAGATGGCCGGCGTCTATCCGGACATCGTCATCGGCTGCATCGGCGGCGGCAGCAACTACGCCGGGCTTGCCTTCCCCTTCATGAAGGACAGGCTGGAAGGGAAGAAGAACGTGGAGTTCCTGGCCGCCGAGCCCAGCTCCTGTCCGACGGTCACAAAAGGAGCCTACACCTATGACTTCGGCGACGCGCTGGCCTCGACGCCGCTGTTCATGATGCACACGCTGGGACACGACTTTATCCCGCCGGGGATCCACGCCGGCGGCCTGCGCTACCACGCCATGGCGCCGTTGATCAGCGCCCTGGTCGATGCCGGCCACATGAGCGCCGTCGCTTACGGCCAGACGGAGATATTCGACGCCGCCATCCAGTTCGCGCGCGCCGAGGCGATCATCCCGGCGCCGGAGTCGAGCCACGCCATCAAGGCGGCCATCGACAAGGCGCTTGAGTGCAAGGAAACCGGCGAAGAGAAAGTCATTCTCTTCAACCTGAGCGGACACGGCCACTTCGATATGAGCGCATATGACGCGTACCTCAGCGGCAAGTTGACCGACTATGCGTATCCGGAAGAGAAGATCAGGGAATCGATGGCCAAGATTCCGAAGATGGGATAG
- the otsB gene encoding trehalose-phosphatase, translating to MTGKSLHNNKLKPTSLEETQEALAPLLTDTSAAAIFLDLDGTLAPIMPRPDDVAIQPDIARLIRHLAHRYKAVTIVSGRPATGAKRIVGNSELAYIGNHGFETLLPGHAVVVHDEAQPYIPRIKELIEYCRKFEELPEQGIWLEDKTATMSFHFRRAADPQQAIDFIHKNFFPRIEELELAVTEGRKVIEVRPPVPVNKGVAVGRLLDRLDCRRAIYIGDDTTDVDALKELRKRKRRKDSFMVGVGVISDEMPAELPRYADLMVERMSGVEQVLQILSGEEL from the coding sequence ATGACCGGCAAATCCTTGCACAACAACAAACTCAAGCCGACTTCGCTGGAGGAAACCCAGGAAGCGCTGGCGCCGCTTTTGACGGACACATCCGCCGCGGCGATCTTCCTCGACCTCGATGGCACCCTGGCGCCGATCATGCCTCGTCCGGACGACGTCGCCATCCAGCCGGACATAGCCCGCCTGATACGGCATCTGGCTCACCGCTACAAGGCCGTCACCATCGTCAGCGGCAGGCCGGCCACCGGCGCCAAACGCATAGTCGGCAATTCCGAGCTGGCTTACATCGGCAACCACGGTTTCGAGACCCTGCTCCCCGGCCACGCCGTCGTCGTCCATGACGAAGCCCAGCCCTACATCCCGCGCATAAAAGAGTTGATCGAATATTGCCGCAAGTTCGAAGAGCTGCCCGAGCAGGGCATCTGGCTGGAAGACAAGACCGCCACCATGTCGTTCCATTTTCGCCGCGCCGCGGACCCGCAGCAGGCGATCGACTTCATACACAAGAATTTCTTTCCCCGCATCGAGGAGCTGGAGCTGGCGGTGACCGAGGGCCGCAAGGTCATAGAAGTGCGCCCGCCGGTGCCGGTCAACAAGGGCGTGGCCGTCGGCCGGCTGCTGGACCGGCTCGATTGCCGCAGGGCCATCTACATCGGCGACGACACCACTGACGTCGATGCGCTCAAGGAGTTGCGCAAACGTAAACGGCGCAAGGACAGCTTCATGGTCGGCGTCGGCGTCATCTCCGACGAGATGCCGGCGGAGCTGCCTCGCTACGCCGACCTGATGGTCGAGCGCATGAGCGGCGTCGAGCAGGTGCTGCAGATACTCTCCGGCGAGGAACTCTAG
- a CDS encoding PIG-L family deacetylase, producing MRRMAAAHLPLAAAWLTRGGLHGDRREAESRCAMRLIGVEPRNQFFFRLPDGKVLDFMDEIVARLGRLVSELRPASVFVPAFEGGHPDHDAAQLAMVLSLSHQSSGAGADAAPALFEFPLYSRAGARILKVGQFIPATTPVERTPMKLSDRLLKRKLVVGCFRSQRSLLWPLTGIRGGPMMVHVQGEPYRRVPRGRDYAIRPHPGRLAYEFYTAWRFGDFAEVAARITGS from the coding sequence ATGCGCCGCATGGCCGCCGCGCATCTGCCGTTAGCCGCCGCCTGGCTGACAAGGGGCGGCCTTCACGGCGATAGGCGTGAAGCCGAATCCCGCTGCGCGATGAGGCTGATCGGCGTCGAACCCCGCAACCAGTTCTTCTTCCGCCTGCCCGACGGCAAGGTACTTGACTTCATGGATGAGATTGTCGCGCGGCTCGGGCGTCTTGTCTCGGAACTGCGGCCGGCATCGGTTTTTGTCCCCGCTTTCGAGGGCGGGCATCCCGATCATGACGCCGCTCAGCTGGCGATGGTTTTATCGCTGTCGCATCAAAGCAGCGGCGCCGGAGCTGACGCCGCTCCGGCCCTCTTTGAATTTCCACTCTACAGCCGCGCCGGGGCCAGGATACTCAAAGTGGGGCAGTTCATTCCGGCGACGACGCCGGTCGAGCGGACGCCGATGAAGCTCAGCGACCGCCTGCTCAAGCGCAAACTGGTGGTGGGTTGCTTTCGAAGCCAGAGGAGCCTGCTTTGGCCGCTTACCGGTATCAGGGGTGGGCCGATGATGGTCCACGTGCAAGGTGAGCCTTACCGCCGGGTGCCGCGCGGCCGCGACTACGCGATCAGGCCTCATCCCGGGCGGCTGGCGTACGAGTTTTATACGGCGTGGCGGTTCGGGGATTTTGCGGAAGTCGCCGCGAGGATTACCGGAAGCTGA
- a CDS encoding glycosyltransferase, which translates to MSKKLSGAGVSNYSGECRVDLHLHSRYSKESDLWILKQAGIRESNTDPETAYRNARKRGMTYFTLTDHNTIEGALTLTHHPDFFISEEVTTYFPGEDVKLHVLALGITEAQHGEIQKIRRNLYDLVDYLKREDILYVLAHPLTRLGGELAPHHVERLMLLFPIWEIHNGSTLERENTLSRRLAESCTPERLAGLAKKYHLEPRHAGHITFTAGSDDHGGFDMGSAYTITEGGRGIAGFLSEVKAGRSRIGGAHGSTLKLAHTMLGLLEQGAKDKRVKGLSLLGQARASRKWLGLLSLAVGTDSTRGILAKVMADRDLRRAIKPLMSSGGGSGGGDEYHEQLFSLVKTSWTAGMRTTLSGMSELTLFNFVQNLDTIGRLVALQVLLLPHSLAANYHSRQRHFLRRLSAQMLPDLPTAEAPWPKVALFTDTMDQVNGITSILHRLDEHCEAKDLPLEIITCDGDGEGSGKGNGGNGNGGNGGNTIDGSRITRFPAVSSMNLPDFGSLDMHVPPIHDVVRYCEEKGFDLIHAATPGPLGLVAFLVSRILQVPFVASYHTDVPRCIGRLTDDKLNEEVAWTYIRWFYQRCDLTFVPSAWSSRDLACHGLDQRKMGVLYQGIDADRFSPAFHSDEWRRVLSGDAPEKKILLFVGRMSAEKDLRFLAESHRDLAAMRPDVHLAMVGDGPMRAELEDLLGDSATFTGWLKGEELAAAYASADIFVFPSSVDTAGQVILEAQASALPVVVCSEGGASENITPGVTGVTFASRSRSGFIAQVELLLDDGVMRSDMSQAARELAAARSWNQIFARQFESYADLVTWWQHDTDNRSSGGVETSAGPAGSLFEAFANIERERPVRNPEDISSLPLRPPR; encoded by the coding sequence ATGAGTAAAAAGTTATCGGGGGCTGGCGTTTCCAACTACTCCGGCGAATGCCGGGTAGATCTGCATCTTCATTCCCGCTATTCCAAGGAATCAGACCTCTGGATTCTGAAGCAGGCCGGGATCAGGGAAAGCAATACCGATCCTGAAACCGCTTACCGCAACGCCAGGAAGCGGGGAATGACCTACTTCACCCTCACCGATCACAACACCATCGAAGGCGCGCTGACGCTCACCCATCATCCGGATTTCTTCATCAGCGAAGAGGTGACCACCTATTTCCCCGGGGAAGACGTCAAACTGCACGTCCTGGCCCTGGGCATCACCGAGGCTCAGCACGGCGAGATACAGAAGATAAGGCGCAACCTCTACGACCTGGTCGATTATCTCAAGCGGGAAGACATCCTCTATGTGCTGGCGCATCCGCTGACGCGGCTCGGGGGCGAGCTGGCGCCGCATCACGTCGAGCGGCTGATGCTGCTTTTCCCCATCTGGGAGATTCACAACGGCTCGACTCTGGAGCGGGAAAACACCCTGTCACGCCGCCTGGCGGAGTCATGCACGCCGGAGAGGCTTGCCGGGCTTGCCAAAAAATATCATCTCGAGCCCAGGCACGCGGGCCACATAACCTTTACCGCCGGCTCTGACGACCATGGCGGCTTCGACATGGGAAGCGCTTACACCATCACCGAGGGCGGGCGCGGCATCGCTGGATTCCTCAGCGAGGTCAAGGCTGGACGCAGCCGCATCGGCGGCGCCCATGGCAGCACGCTCAAGCTGGCGCATACGATGCTTGGGCTGCTGGAGCAGGGCGCCAAGGACAAACGGGTCAAGGGGCTCAGCCTTCTGGGTCAGGCCCGCGCCAGCCGCAAGTGGCTGGGACTGCTGTCACTGGCGGTCGGCACCGACAGCACCCGCGGCATCCTCGCCAAGGTCATGGCCGACCGCGATCTGCGCCGGGCGATCAAGCCGCTGATGTCTTCCGGAGGCGGCTCCGGCGGGGGAGACGAGTACCACGAGCAGCTCTTCTCGCTGGTGAAGACTTCCTGGACCGCCGGCATGCGCACGACCCTGTCGGGCATGTCCGAACTCACCCTTTTCAATTTCGTCCAGAATCTTGATACCATCGGGCGCCTGGTCGCCCTGCAGGTGCTGCTATTGCCGCATTCACTGGCGGCGAATTATCACAGCCGGCAACGACATTTCCTGCGGCGACTGAGCGCGCAGATGCTCCCCGATCTGCCGACCGCCGAGGCTCCCTGGCCCAAAGTCGCCCTTTTTACCGATACCATGGACCAGGTCAACGGCATCACCAGCATCCTTCACCGTCTCGACGAGCATTGCGAGGCCAAGGATCTGCCTCTGGAGATAATCACCTGCGACGGCGACGGCGAGGGCAGCGGCAAGGGCAATGGCGGGAACGGCAACGGCGGAAATGGCGGCAACACCATCGACGGCAGCCGTATCACCCGCTTCCCGGCCGTGTCTTCCATGAACCTTCCCGATTTCGGCAGCCTCGACATGCATGTGCCGCCGATCCATGATGTCGTCCGCTACTGTGAGGAAAAGGGATTCGACCTCATCCATGCGGCGACCCCGGGTCCGCTGGGGCTGGTCGCATTCCTGGTATCGCGAATACTGCAGGTGCCCTTCGTGGCCAGCTATCATACCGACGTTCCCCGTTGCATCGGCCGTCTTACCGACGACAAGCTCAACGAGGAAGTCGCCTGGACCTACATCCGCTGGTTCTACCAGCGCTGCGACCTGACCTTTGTGCCTTCAGCCTGGAGCAGCCGCGACCTGGCCTGCCACGGGCTCGACCAGCGCAAGATGGGTGTTCTTTATCAGGGCATCGACGCCGACCGTTTCTCGCCGGCGTTTCACTCTGATGAGTGGCGCCGCGTGTTGAGCGGCGATGCCCCCGAGAAAAAGATTTTGCTGTTCGTCGGCCGCATGTCGGCGGAGAAGGACCTGCGCTTCCTGGCCGAAAGCCACCGGGATCTGGCGGCGATGCGCCCGGATGTGCATCTGGCCATGGTCGGCGACGGCCCCATGCGAGCTGAACTCGAGGACCTGCTGGGCGACAGCGCCACCTTCACCGGCTGGCTCAAGGGAGAGGAGCTGGCGGCTGCTTATGCTTCGGCGGACATATTTGTCTTCCCCAGCTCGGTCGACACCGCCGGCCAGGTCATCCTCGAAGCCCAGGCTTCGGCCCTGCCGGTAGTCGTATGTTCCGAAGGCGGCGCCTCCGAGAACATCACTCCGGGAGTGACCGGCGTGACCTTTGCCAGCCGCAGCCGCTCCGGATTCATTGCCCAGGTCGAGCTGCTGCTCGATGACGGGGTAATGCGCAGCGACATGTCGCAGGCGGCGCGGGAACTGGCCGCGGCCCGTTCCTGGAACCAGATCTTTGCCCGCCAGTTCGAGTCTTACGCCGACCTGGTCACCTGGTGGCAGCACGACACCGACAACCGTTCCTCGGGCGGGGTCGAGACCAGCGCCGGTCCGGCCGGCTCGCTCTTCGAGGCCTTCGCCAACATCGAAAGGGAGCGCCCTGTCAGAAATCCCGAAGACATCAGCTCTCTTCCTCTTCGCCCACCACGATGA
- the selA gene encoding L-seryl-tRNA(Sec) selenium transferase translates to MPGKNAPGRNGPGRKQQELLRALPSVEELAEAPELVDIIEQFGRGFVVESARSVIEALRRGILDGKQIDPDDLGPAALGDAVAETAARIFEPSLKPLINATGVVVHTNLGRSVLAPEAIEAVVEAAASYSNLEYNLEAGKRGSRHDHITRIIVALTGAENALVVNNNAAAVLLALSVFGSGRDVIVSRGELIEIGGSFRIPDIMASSSARLVEVGTTNKTKLADYEKAIGPETAMLLHVHTSNYKVVGFTAEVGIRELAGLGHERGVVVVDDLGSGVLAELPALGGEPSVHDSLAAGADVITFSGDKLLGGPQAGIIVGKSEYIEKMKAHPMARAMRVDKMTLAALQATLSIYLKPGEALTRIPTLRMLSEPDEALRARAEEMAGRLRKVLENGVNIGEAAGAEGSTGAAAIGVEQATSKVGGGALPLLELDSWVCSVIPASITVDDLAARLRETDPPVIGRIHKEKLLLDARTVLPGQVGAVIGALSQALEI, encoded by the coding sequence ATGCCGGGCAAGAACGCACCTGGCAGGAACGGGCCGGGCAGGAAACAGCAGGAGCTCCTGAGGGCGCTGCCCTCCGTCGAGGAACTGGCCGAGGCGCCCGAGCTGGTTGACATCATCGAACAGTTCGGACGCGGCTTCGTGGTTGAATCGGCGCGCTCGGTGATCGAGGCGCTGCGCCGCGGCATCCTCGACGGCAAGCAGATCGACCCGGACGACCTCGGTCCGGCGGCGCTCGGAGACGCCGTCGCCGAGACAGCGGCGAGGATCTTCGAGCCCAGCCTGAAGCCGTTGATAAATGCCACAGGCGTGGTAGTCCATACCAACCTGGGGCGCTCGGTGCTGGCGCCGGAAGCTATCGAGGCGGTGGTCGAGGCGGCGGCTTCCTATTCCAATCTGGAATACAACCTCGAGGCGGGGAAGCGCGGCTCGCGGCACGACCATATCACCCGCATCATCGTGGCGCTCACCGGCGCCGAGAACGCGCTGGTGGTCAACAACAACGCCGCCGCGGTGCTGCTGGCGCTGAGCGTCTTCGGCAGCGGCCGCGACGTCATCGTCTCCCGGGGCGAGCTGATCGAGATCGGCGGCTCCTTCCGCATTCCCGACATCATGGCCTCGAGCTCGGCGCGGCTGGTCGAAGTGGGAACCACAAACAAGACCAAGCTGGCCGATTACGAGAAGGCGATCGGACCCGAGACCGCCATGCTGCTGCACGTTCACACGAGCAACTACAAGGTCGTCGGCTTCACGGCCGAGGTCGGTATCAGGGAGCTGGCCGGGCTGGGGCACGAGCGCGGAGTGGTCGTCGTCGACGACCTCGGCAGCGGCGTGCTGGCGGAGCTGCCGGCGCTGGGCGGCGAGCCCTCGGTCCATGACAGCCTCGCCGCCGGGGCCGACGTCATCACCTTCAGCGGCGACAAGCTGCTGGGCGGCCCCCAGGCGGGCATCATCGTCGGCAAGAGCGAATACATCGAGAAGATGAAGGCGCACCCGATGGCGCGCGCCATGCGCGTCGACAAGATGACGCTGGCGGCGCTGCAGGCGACGCTGTCCATATATCTGAAGCCCGGGGAAGCGCTGACGCGGATTCCGACGCTGCGCATGCTGAGCGAACCGGACGAGGCTTTGAGGGCGCGGGCCGAGGAGATGGCCGGGAGGCTGAGAAAAGTTTTGGAAAACGGCGTCAACATCGGAGAAGCGGCGGGCGCGGAAGGTTCGACGGGCGCCGCCGCAATCGGCGTCGAGCAGGCCACATCCAAGGTGGGCGGCGGCGCCCTGCCCCTGCTGGAACTCGATTCCTGGGTCTGTTCCGTGATTCCCGCATCGATCACCGTCGACGACCTCGCCGCCCGGCTGCGCGAGACCGATCCGCCCGTGATCGGGCGCATCCACAAGGAGAAGTTGTTACTCGACGCGCGCACGGTTCTGCCCGGACAGGTCGGCGCCGTCATAGGCGCCCTCTCGCAGGCACTGGAGATTTGA